The following proteins are encoded in a genomic region of Sphingopyxis sp. YF1:
- a CDS encoding MoxR family ATPase, which produces MTANLGEGDGAKGVARVKALGEAIEAEVGKAVFGQQPLTRMVTIALLAGGHVLLEGPPGTAKTLLAQAFARATGLDFGRIQFTPDLMPGDILGSNLFNFQTSSFTLTKGPIFTELLLADEINRTPPKTQAALLEAMQERRVTINGEPHAMSPRFTVLATQNPIEQQGVYPLPEAQLDRFLFKLVVDYPDAAEERRIVADHGGRFKSPAVADFGVARVADAAAIGEAIDTIATVRLADEIVDYIVRLIRATRESADLECGASPRAATLLARAACAAAALDGRDYVIPDDVQRLAGGVLRHRVILSAAAEIEGRSVEQVVAALLDHEEVPR; this is translated from the coding sequence GTGACAGCTAATCTCGGCGAGGGAGACGGAGCCAAGGGCGTCGCGCGCGTCAAGGCGCTCGGCGAAGCGATCGAGGCCGAAGTCGGCAAGGCGGTGTTCGGACAGCAGCCGCTGACGCGGATGGTGACGATCGCCCTGCTCGCGGGCGGCCATGTGCTGCTCGAAGGGCCGCCGGGAACCGCCAAGACCCTGCTCGCACAGGCCTTCGCCCGCGCGACGGGGCTCGATTTCGGGCGCATCCAGTTCACCCCCGACCTGATGCCCGGCGACATATTGGGGTCGAACCTGTTCAACTTCCAGACGTCGAGCTTCACCCTCACCAAGGGGCCGATCTTCACCGAACTGCTGCTCGCCGACGAAATCAACCGCACCCCGCCCAAGACGCAAGCCGCACTGCTCGAGGCGATGCAGGAGCGGCGGGTGACGATCAACGGCGAGCCGCATGCGATGAGCCCGCGCTTCACCGTGCTCGCGACGCAGAACCCGATCGAGCAGCAGGGCGTCTACCCGCTGCCCGAGGCGCAACTCGACCGCTTCCTGTTCAAGCTCGTCGTCGACTATCCCGACGCCGCCGAGGAGCGGCGCATCGTCGCCGACCATGGCGGGCGCTTCAAGAGCCCCGCAGTTGCCGATTTCGGCGTGGCGCGGGTTGCCGATGCCGCCGCGATCGGCGAAGCGATCGACACGATCGCGACGGTCCGCCTCGCCGACGAGATCGTCGACTATATCGTCCGCCTGATCCGCGCGACGCGCGAAAGTGCCGACCTCGAATGCGGCGCGAGCCCGCGCGCCGCGACCCTGCTCGCGCGCGCCGCCTGCGCCGCCGCGGCGCTCGACGGGCGCGACTATGTCATCCCCGACGACGTCCAGCGGCTGGCGGGCGGCGTGCTGCGGCACCGCGTCATCCTGTCGGCGGCGGCCGAGATCGAGGGCCGCAGCGTCGAACAGGTCGTCGCCGCGCTGCTCGATCACGAGGAAGTGCCGCGGTGA
- a CDS encoding stage II sporulation protein M — protein MIPPAQAAVPAAPAFSTSRFRAEREADWIAFDALLTRLEKKGAKGLSSEELLQLPSLYRATLSSLSIARATSLDKALLDHLEALSMRGYFLIYGVRESRLHRTIRFFTRDWPLAVKAVWKETVIIALIILLGMATSWSLVASEPEWYYNFVPEELSGGRDPRATADYLQSTLGHGKAVSEEEKDGLHVFATFLFTHNSRVSIMSFALGFAFGIPTMILEFYQGISLGAMVAVFAGKGLGFDFGGWLFIHGTTELFAAALSGAAGLRIGAAVVFPGARSRLQAASDAGRTAGKVMVGVIIMLLAAGLLEGFGRQLITDTITRYAIGTLMLLFWLAYYYLPRRGEAA, from the coding sequence GTGATTCCTCCCGCCCAGGCCGCGGTCCCCGCCGCCCCCGCCTTTTCGACGAGCCGCTTTCGCGCCGAGCGCGAGGCCGACTGGATCGCCTTCGACGCGCTGTTGACGCGGCTGGAGAAAAAGGGTGCCAAGGGCCTGTCGAGCGAGGAGCTGCTGCAACTGCCCAGCCTCTATCGCGCGACGCTGTCGTCGCTGTCGATCGCGCGCGCGACCAGCCTCGACAAGGCGCTGCTCGACCATCTCGAGGCGCTGTCGATGCGCGGCTATTTCCTGATCTACGGCGTTCGCGAATCGCGCCTGCACCGCACCATCCGCTTCTTCACGCGCGACTGGCCGCTTGCGGTCAAGGCGGTGTGGAAGGAAACGGTCATCATCGCGCTGATCATCCTGCTCGGCATGGCGACGAGCTGGTCGCTCGTCGCGAGCGAACCCGAATGGTATTATAATTTCGTGCCCGAGGAACTGTCGGGGGGCCGCGACCCGCGCGCCACCGCCGACTATCTGCAATCGACGCTGGGCCACGGCAAGGCGGTGAGCGAAGAGGAAAAGGACGGGCTGCACGTCTTTGCGACCTTCCTGTTCACCCACAACAGCCGGGTGTCGATCATGTCCTTCGCGCTGGGCTTCGCTTTCGGCATTCCGACGATGATCCTCGAATTCTACCAGGGGATCAGCCTGGGCGCGATGGTCGCGGTGTTCGCGGGCAAGGGGCTGGGCTTCGACTTCGGCGGCTGGCTGTTCATCCACGGCACCACCGAATTGTTCGCCGCGGCGTTGTCGGGCGCGGCGGGGCTGCGGATCGGTGCTGCGGTCGTCTTTCCCGGCGCGCGCAGCCGATTGCAGGCAGCGTCCGATGCTGGGCGCACCGCGGGCAAGGTGATGGTCGGGGTGATCATCATGCTGCTCGCCGCGGGGCTGCTCGAAGGTTTCGGGCGCCAGCTGATCACCGATACGATCACGCGCTATGCGATCGGAACGCTGATGCTCCTCTTCTGGCTCGCTTATTATTACCTGCCGCGGCGCGGGGAGGCGGCATGA
- a CDS encoding DUF58 domain-containing protein, which yields MIYPTRRTIWLLLAGAPAALLLGLMRPELWIAAPAWIAFLLACLAIDAAVGANPRKLALDARFPGQVGVGDAFDLQLTATSPTPVPARAEIALALDERLATGGRLAASMRAVDDGGGGRARTLARTLTLAAARRGSALIEALTIRWTGPLGLVWKQRRFAIDGRVGVVPSLRAVTEEGSRLFQRNSWFGLRQQRLRGEGTEYEALAEYQPGMDRRAIDWNASARHVKLLAKEYRVERDNRVVLAIDAGRTMAEPVGAMPRVDRAVSAALLLAYVGLKLNDRISLFSFAAKPQAMTPAYMHTQDFPALQRAASLIDYAHVESNFTLALSTLGATLNRRSLIILFTEFTDATSADLMIRAAGRLVKKHRLLFVVLKDEELESEERRRPESAADITRSNVAASMLRDRQLVIARLQRLGADVIEVPADAMAAGAVEAYLGIKRGGTL from the coding sequence GTGATCTACCCGACGCGGCGGACCATATGGCTGCTGCTCGCGGGTGCGCCCGCGGCGCTGCTGCTCGGGCTGATGCGGCCCGAACTGTGGATCGCCGCGCCGGCGTGGATCGCCTTTCTGCTCGCCTGTCTGGCGATCGACGCCGCGGTCGGCGCCAATCCGCGCAAGCTGGCGCTCGATGCACGCTTTCCGGGTCAGGTCGGCGTCGGCGATGCGTTCGACCTGCAACTGACCGCGACGAGCCCGACCCCCGTGCCCGCGCGCGCCGAGATCGCGCTCGCACTCGACGAACGGCTGGCCACCGGCGGGCGGCTCGCGGCCAGCATGCGGGCGGTCGACGACGGCGGCGGCGGGCGTGCCCGCACGCTGGCGCGCACGCTGACGCTCGCCGCGGCACGCCGCGGGTCGGCGCTGATCGAGGCGCTGACGATCCGCTGGACCGGCCCCCTCGGGCTGGTCTGGAAACAGCGCCGCTTCGCGATCGACGGGCGCGTCGGCGTCGTCCCCAGCCTGCGCGCGGTGACCGAGGAAGGTAGCCGCCTGTTCCAGCGCAACAGCTGGTTCGGCCTGCGGCAGCAAAGGCTGCGCGGCGAGGGGACCGAATATGAGGCGCTCGCCGAATATCAGCCCGGGATGGACCGGCGCGCGATCGACTGGAATGCGTCGGCGCGGCACGTCAAGCTGCTCGCCAAGGAATATCGCGTCGAACGCGACAATCGCGTCGTGCTCGCGATCGATGCGGGGCGGACGATGGCCGAACCCGTCGGCGCCATGCCGCGCGTCGACCGCGCGGTGTCGGCGGCGCTGCTGCTCGCCTATGTCGGGCTCAAGCTCAACGACCGGATCAGCCTCTTCTCCTTCGCCGCCAAGCCGCAGGCGATGACCCCCGCCTATATGCACACGCAGGATTTCCCCGCGTTGCAGCGCGCCGCGAGCCTGATCGACTATGCGCATGTCGAAAGCAATTTCACCCTCGCGCTGTCGACCCTCGGCGCGACGCTCAACCGCCGCTCGCTGATCATCCTGTTCACCGAATTCACCGACGCGACGAGCGCCGACCTGATGATCCGCGCCGCCGGGCGGCTCGTGAAGAAGCACCGGCTGCTGTTCGTCGTGCTCAAGGACGAGGAACTGGAGAGTGAGGAACGCCGCCGCCCCGAAAGCGCCGCCGACATCACGCGGTCGAACGTCGCGGCATCGATGCTGCGCGACCGCCAGCTGGTGATCGCGCGGCTCCAGCGGCTCGGCGCCGACGTGATCGAGGTCCCCGCCGACGCGATGGCGGCGGGCGCGGTCGAAGCCTATCTTGGCATCAAGCGCGGAGGCACATTGTGA
- a CDS encoding septal ring lytic transglycosylase RlpA family protein, which translates to MRALFTMVMPLLLVASAAAQDAEIDEQPAASAEVETVIDGGMASYYGRELEGNRTASGERFDPDELTAAHRTLPFGSKVRVTNVSNGDSVIVRINDRGPFSHGRVIDVSHAAAREIGMHRSGTARVKLALLVND; encoded by the coding sequence ATGCGGGCTCTTTTTACCATGGTGATGCCGCTTCTGCTCGTGGCATCGGCCGCCGCGCAGGACGCGGAAATCGACGAACAGCCGGCCGCTTCGGCCGAAGTCGAGACCGTGATCGACGGCGGCATGGCGAGCTATTACGGCCGCGAACTCGAAGGCAATCGCACCGCGAGCGGCGAGCGCTTCGACCCCGACGAACTCACCGCCGCGCACCGCACCCTGCCCTTCGGCAGCAAGGTGCGCGTCACCAACGTCTCGAACGGCGACAGCGTGATCGTCCGCATCAACGACCGCGGCCCCTTTTCGCACGGCCGCGTGATCGACGTCAGCCACGCCGCGGCGCGCGAGATCGGCATGCACCGCAGCGGCACCGCGCGGGTCAAGCTCGCACTGCTCGTCAACGACTGA
- a CDS encoding DUF4350 domain-containing protein, translated as MSGEADGSNPFNPRLIAGVIAIGIVAFIALWALMALGPQMSAGNNGGGHALSKAAPGYAGIVDLAERAGASVEVLRREEPYSYDDFTQLIVLTPTQRTRPEEVANLLAKAGGSPVLIILPKWQTMTVPGQEVKPGWAGVGVPVPAPARLVPEGEFGKVKILHKEAPARASAWLAGRAVPLALPATVQTIAGDGLDILAEGPDGAAILARAASKDIYILSDPDLLNNLAFASRERAAAAAALLDALAEDADADGFAFDVTLNGIGGGRSLLRFAFVPPFIGVTLCLIAAFLFALWQAWARFGPPLRPQRAIPVSKAALIANSADLIKQAGRELEGAAAYVASLRAAIARRLHAPRGLDDAATDAWIDKHLPADRDRFSTLAARLVRARNTHELLADAQALHDIRKDLIRDS; from the coding sequence ATGAGCGGCGAGGCGGACGGCAGCAATCCCTTCAACCCGCGGCTGATCGCGGGGGTGATCGCGATCGGCATCGTCGCCTTCATCGCGCTGTGGGCGCTGATGGCGCTCGGCCCGCAGATGAGCGCGGGCAACAATGGCGGCGGCCATGCGCTGTCGAAAGCGGCGCCGGGCTATGCCGGAATCGTCGACCTCGCCGAGCGCGCGGGCGCGAGCGTCGAGGTGCTGCGGCGCGAGGAGCCCTACAGCTACGACGATTTCACCCAGCTGATCGTCCTGACCCCGACGCAGCGCACGCGCCCCGAAGAGGTCGCCAACCTGCTGGCCAAGGCGGGCGGGTCGCCGGTGCTGATCATCCTGCCCAAATGGCAGACGATGACCGTCCCCGGGCAGGAGGTGAAGCCCGGCTGGGCCGGGGTCGGCGTCCCGGTTCCGGCGCCCGCGCGGCTGGTGCCCGAGGGCGAGTTCGGCAAGGTGAAAATCCTGCACAAGGAAGCGCCGGCGCGCGCGTCGGCGTGGCTCGCGGGCCGCGCGGTGCCGCTCGCGCTCCCCGCCACCGTCCAGACGATCGCCGGCGACGGTCTCGACATATTGGCCGAGGGACCCGACGGCGCCGCGATCCTCGCGCGCGCCGCGTCGAAGGACATCTACATCCTGTCCGACCCCGACCTTCTCAACAATCTCGCCTTTGCCTCGCGCGAGCGCGCCGCCGCCGCCGCGGCGCTGCTCGACGCGCTGGCCGAGGATGCCGATGCCGACGGCTTCGCCTTCGACGTCACGCTCAACGGCATCGGCGGCGGGCGTTCGCTGCTGCGCTTCGCCTTCGTGCCGCCCTTTATCGGGGTAACCCTGTGCCTGATCGCGGCTTTCCTGTTCGCGCTGTGGCAGGCGTGGGCGCGTTTCGGCCCGCCGCTGCGACCGCAGCGCGCGATCCCGGTGTCGAAGGCGGCGCTGATCGCGAACAGCGCCGACCTGATCAAGCAGGCGGGGCGCGAACTCGAGGGCGCGGCCGCCTATGTCGCCAGCCTGCGCGCCGCGATCGCGCGGCGGCTGCACGCGCCGCGCGGGCTCGACGACGCTGCGACCGATGCGTGGATCGACAAGCATCTGCCCGCGGACCGCGACCGTTTTTCGACCCTCGCGGCGCGGCTGGTCCGCGCGCGCAACACCCATGAACTGCTCGCAGACGCGCAGGCGCTGCACGACATCAGGAAGGACTTAATCCGTGACAGCTAA
- the gyrB gene encoding DNA topoisomerase (ATP-hydrolyzing) subunit B has translation MTDTPENPAPESGAKQPNANAYGADSIKVLKGLDAVRKRPGMYIGDTDDGSGLHHMVFEVSDNAIDEALAGHCDLVLITLNSDGSVSVEDNGRGIPTGIHAEEGISAAEVIMTQLHAGGKFENTSDDNAYKVSGGLHGVGVSVVNALSEWLELTIWRDGEEHWMRFEHGDSVAPLKVNGPAPAGKKGTRVTFFASTDTFKNVTEFDFDKLEHRYRELAFLNSGVRIKLVDARHAEHVTHDLFYEGGIAAFVKYLDRNKNPLLPDPIAISSERDGIGIDVALEWNDSYYENVLCFTNNIPQRDGGTHLAAFRAALTRTLNGYGDKSGLLKKEKVSLTGDDMREGLTAIVSVKLPDPKFSSQTKDKLVSSEVRQPLESLMADRMTEWLEENPAHAKAVIQKVIDAAAAREAAKKARELTRRKGAMDIASLPGKLADCQERDPSKCELFLVEGDSAGGSAKQGRDRHVQAILPLKGKILNVERARFDRIISSKEVGTLIQALGTGIRDEFNLDKLRYHKIVIMTDADVDGAHIRTLLLTFFYRQMPEIIEAGHLYIAQPPLYKVTKGRSEVYLKDDAALENYLVDAGIDALVFETSGGARSGNDLRELIEHGRKLRALMRYVPRSLDHRLVEALAFAGALDPAIDTAGRHSAAGTAAKWLGAAERALTGGSEAVWTVDAVEGGGYTLERRWRGVSDHHAIDAAFLASQEARRLHSLAQAQADTYGAPGRLVKAGTSAAAAAVEPDAEEEAETTASNAKAVAVTRPSELLDAIFAHSRKGLAISRYKGLGEMNAEQLWETTLDPANRSLLRVEAEQADVAHEIFERLMGDEVEPRRDFIQTNALSVANLDV, from the coding sequence ATGACGGACACCCCTGAGAATCCCGCGCCCGAAAGCGGCGCCAAGCAGCCCAATGCCAATGCCTATGGCGCCGATTCGATCAAGGTTCTCAAGGGCCTCGACGCGGTACGCAAGCGCCCGGGCATGTATATCGGCGACACCGACGACGGGTCGGGCCTGCATCACATGGTGTTCGAGGTCAGCGACAATGCGATCGACGAGGCGCTCGCGGGCCACTGCGACCTTGTCCTGATCACCTTGAACAGCGACGGGTCGGTCAGCGTCGAGGACAACGGCCGCGGCATCCCGACCGGGATCCACGCCGAGGAAGGCATTTCGGCGGCCGAGGTCATCATGACCCAGCTCCACGCCGGCGGGAAGTTCGAGAACACCAGCGACGACAATGCCTACAAGGTGTCGGGCGGCCTCCACGGCGTCGGCGTCTCGGTCGTCAACGCGCTCTCGGAATGGCTCGAACTGACGATCTGGCGCGACGGCGAAGAGCATTGGATGCGCTTCGAGCATGGCGATTCGGTCGCGCCGCTCAAGGTCAACGGCCCCGCACCGGCAGGCAAGAAGGGCACGCGCGTGACCTTCTTCGCGTCGACCGACACCTTCAAGAACGTCACCGAATTCGATTTCGACAAGCTCGAGCACCGCTATCGCGAGCTCGCCTTCCTCAACTCGGGGGTGCGCATCAAGCTCGTCGACGCGCGCCACGCCGAGCATGTCACGCACGACCTCTTCTACGAGGGCGGGATCGCGGCGTTCGTCAAATATCTCGACCGCAACAAGAATCCGCTGCTCCCCGATCCGATCGCGATCAGCAGCGAGCGCGACGGCATCGGCATCGACGTCGCGCTCGAGTGGAACGACAGCTATTATGAAAATGTCCTCTGCTTCACCAACAACATCCCGCAGCGCGACGGCGGCACGCACCTCGCGGCGTTCCGCGCCGCGCTGACGCGCACGCTCAACGGCTATGGCGACAAGTCGGGGCTGCTCAAGAAGGAGAAGGTCAGCCTCACCGGCGACGACATGCGCGAGGGGCTGACCGCGATCGTTTCGGTCAAGCTGCCCGACCCCAAGTTCAGCTCGCAGACCAAGGACAAGCTCGTGTCCTCCGAAGTCCGCCAGCCGCTCGAAAGCCTGATGGCCGACCGGATGACCGAATGGCTCGAGGAAAACCCGGCGCATGCGAAAGCGGTGATCCAGAAGGTCATCGACGCCGCCGCGGCGCGCGAGGCCGCGAAGAAGGCGCGCGAGCTGACGCGGCGCAAGGGCGCGATGGATATCGCCTCGCTGCCCGGCAAGCTCGCCGACTGCCAGGAACGCGATCCCTCGAAGTGCGAACTCTTCCTCGTCGAGGGTGACTCGGCGGGCGGCTCGGCGAAGCAGGGCCGCGACCGGCATGTGCAGGCGATCCTGCCGCTGAAAGGCAAGATCCTCAACGTCGAGCGCGCGCGGTTCGACCGCATCATCTCGTCGAAGGAAGTCGGCACGCTGATCCAGGCGCTCGGCACCGGCATCCGCGACGAGTTCAACCTCGACAAGCTGCGCTATCACAAGATCGTGATCATGACCGACGCCGACGTCGACGGCGCGCATATCCGCACGCTGCTGCTCACCTTCTTCTATCGCCAGATGCCCGAGATCATCGAGGCGGGGCATCTCTACATCGCCCAGCCGCCGCTCTACAAGGTGACCAAGGGCCGCAGCGAGGTCTATCTCAAGGACGATGCCGCGCTCGAAAATTATCTGGTCGACGCCGGGATCGACGCGCTGGTCTTCGAAACCTCGGGCGGTGCGCGCTCGGGCAACGACCTGCGCGAGCTGATCGAGCACGGCCGCAAGCTGCGCGCGCTGATGCGCTATGTGCCGCGCAGCCTCGACCACCGGCTTGTCGAGGCGCTGGCCTTTGCGGGCGCGCTCGATCCGGCGATCGACACCGCGGGCCGCCACAGCGCCGCCGGCACCGCCGCCAAATGGCTCGGCGCCGCCGAACGCGCGCTGACCGGCGGCAGCGAGGCGGTGTGGACCGTCGATGCGGTCGAGGGTGGCGGCTATACGCTCGAGCGCCGCTGGCGCGGGGTGAGCGACCATCATGCGATCGACGCCGCCTTCCTCGCCAGCCAGGAAGCGCGCCGCCTCCACAGCCTCGCGCAGGCGCAGGCCGACACCTACGGCGCCCCCGGGCGTCTGGTAAAGGCGGGCACCTCCGCCGCAGCGGCCGCCGTCGAGCCCGATGCCGAGGAAGAGGCCGAGACCACGGCGAGCAACGCCAAGGCGGTCGCCGTGACGCGCCCGTCCGAACTGCTCGACGCGATCTTCGCGCACAGCCGCAAGGGACTGGCGATCAGCCGCTACAAGGGGCTGGGCGAGATGAACGCCGAGCAGCTCTGGGAAACCACGCTCGATCCCGCCAACCGCTCGCTGCTGCGCGTCGAGGCCGAACAGGCCGACGTCGCGCACGAAATTTTCGAGCGACTGATGGGCGACGAGGTCGAGCCGCGGCGCGATTTCATCCAGACCAACGCGCTTTCGGTCGCGAATCTCGACGTCTGA
- a CDS encoding RDD family protein yields MSAAANTRLRQAQKSKIRQFITPEGVDLELKIASSGLRLGALIVDLAIMLLLLILFTLAVAWAGFATESNLFASIWLLGFFLLRTFWFIGFELGQRAATPGKRLVGIRVVARDGGRLTADAVVARNLIRELELFLPLMMLGNAAAEDMASAWTVLAGFAWSLTLSLFPLFNRDRMRMGDLIAGTWVVMAQRARLDRDIAAEAESAGPIAFTEAELAVYGIFELQELERILRAGDPRAMREVADTIRAKIGRPVAEEDDVFLLSYYRQLKARLERKLLFGKRREDKYASD; encoded by the coding sequence ATGAGCGCCGCCGCCAACACCCGGCTGCGCCAAGCGCAGAAAAGCAAGATCCGCCAGTTCATCACCCCCGAAGGCGTCGATCTGGAATTGAAGATCGCCAGTTCGGGGCTGCGGCTGGGCGCACTGATCGTCGATCTCGCGATCATGCTGTTGCTGCTGATCCTCTTCACCCTCGCGGTTGCGTGGGCCGGCTTCGCCACCGAATCGAACCTGTTCGCCAGCATCTGGCTGCTCGGCTTCTTCCTGCTGCGGACCTTCTGGTTCATTGGCTTCGAGCTCGGACAGCGCGCGGCGACGCCGGGCAAGCGGCTGGTCGGCATCCGCGTCGTCGCGCGCGACGGCGGACGACTGACCGCCGACGCGGTGGTCGCGCGCAACCTGATCCGCGAGCTCGAACTCTTCCTGCCGCTGATGATGCTGGGCAATGCCGCGGCCGAGGACATGGCGTCGGCGTGGACCGTGCTCGCGGGCTTTGCCTGGTCGCTAACGCTCAGCCTGTTTCCGTTGTTCAACCGCGACCGGATGCGCATGGGCGACCTCATCGCCGGCACCTGGGTGGTGATGGCGCAGCGCGCCCGGCTCGACCGCGATATCGCCGCCGAAGCCGAAAGCGCCGGGCCGATTGCCTTCACCGAGGCCGAGCTCGCGGTCTACGGCATCTTCGAGCTGCAGGAACTCGAGCGCATCTTGCGCGCGGGCGATCCGCGCGCCATGCGCGAGGTCGCCGATACGATCCGCGCGAAGATCGGGCGGCCCGTCGCGGAGGAGGATGACGTCTTCCTTCTTTCCTATTACCGCCAGCTGAAGGCGCGGCTCGAACGCAAACTGCTGTTCGGCAAGCGCCGCGAGGACAAATATGCCAGCGACTGA
- a CDS encoding nitroreductase, whose translation MPATDTLSLPVTAALHKRRSVRAFTDRPVDPALLAEIFAAAQRAPSGGNLQPWQAVVLAGEPWADVKAAVAARIALGREGHEPEYDIYPKGLVDPWKSRRFGVGEGLYASLGIAREDKKGRLAQFMHNYTGFGAPVMLFLHCSRIMGPPQWADMGMWLQSVMLLLVEHGLASCPQECWAMYGRTIRETLALGDDQILFTGLAIGYADEDAAVNQWPVPRVGIDEAIDLRGFSR comes from the coding sequence ATGCCAGCGACTGACACGCTTTCCCTCCCGGTCACCGCCGCGCTCCACAAGCGCCGCTCGGTCCGCGCCTTCACCGACCGGCCGGTCGACCCGGCCCTGCTCGCGGAAATCTTCGCCGCCGCGCAGCGCGCGCCGTCGGGCGGCAACCTCCAGCCGTGGCAGGCGGTCGTGCTCGCGGGCGAACCCTGGGCCGACGTCAAGGCCGCGGTCGCGGCGCGTATCGCGCTGGGACGCGAGGGGCACGAACCCGAATATGACATCTACCCCAAGGGGCTGGTCGATCCGTGGAAAAGCCGCCGCTTCGGCGTCGGCGAGGGGCTCTATGCCTCGCTCGGCATCGCCCGCGAGGACAAGAAGGGCCGCCTCGCGCAGTTCATGCACAATTACACCGGCTTCGGCGCACCGGTCATGCTGTTCCTCCACTGCTCGCGCATCATGGGTCCGCCGCAATGGGCCGACATGGGCATGTGGCTGCAATCGGTGATGCTGCTGCTCGTCGAGCATGGGCTCGCGAGCTGTCCGCAGGAATGCTGGGCGATGTACGGACGCACGATCCGCGAGACGCTGGCGCTCGGCGACGACCAGATTCTCTTCACCGGGCTGGCGATCGGCTACGCCGACGAGGATGCAGCGGTGAACCAATGGCCGGTGCCGCGCGTTGGCATCGACGAAGCGATCGATTTGCGGGGGTTTTCCCGATGA
- a CDS encoding DUF4129 domain-containing protein produces MISLWIAQASTAAASPNAAGSQTWLLDPELVDPGYTQTMAGDTIQTGFPPPPPPPDTPEWLRALGRAIASFFEWTAPLAQPLLWTALGLLVLLLLYLFVPAFAQWIDDRMWWRKPADEADAVAGHAEAGIARALLAEADALAAEGRFAEAAHLLLYRSVEDIESRRPGLVRPAMTSRELAEARDLPAVARDAFSRIARAVEISLFGGRAIDAGAWQQCRSAYAEMTVPQNWARA; encoded by the coding sequence ATGATATCGTTGTGGATCGCCCAGGCATCGACGGCCGCCGCGTCGCCGAATGCCGCCGGGAGCCAGACCTGGCTCCTCGATCCCGAACTCGTCGATCCGGGCTATACCCAGACGATGGCGGGCGACACGATCCAGACCGGCTTTCCGCCGCCCCCGCCGCCGCCCGACACCCCCGAATGGCTGCGCGCGCTCGGCCGCGCGATCGCAAGCTTTTTCGAATGGACCGCGCCGCTGGCCCAGCCGCTGCTGTGGACCGCGCTCGGGCTGCTCGTCCTGCTCCTGCTCTATCTGTTCGTCCCCGCCTTCGCGCAGTGGATCGACGACCGGATGTGGTGGCGCAAACCCGCCGACGAGGCCGATGCCGTCGCCGGCCACGCCGAAGCGGGCATCGCGCGCGCGCTGCTCGCCGAGGCCGATGCGCTCGCCGCCGAGGGCCGCTTCGCCGAGGCCGCGCACCTGCTGCTCTATCGCAGCGTCGAGGATATCGAGAGCCGGCGGCCCGGGCTGGTCCGCCCCGCGATGACCTCGCGCGAACTCGCCGAAGCGCGCGACCTGCCCGCGGTCGCGCGCGACGCGTTCAGCCGCATCGCGCGCGCGGTCGAGATCAGCCTCTTCGGCGGTCGCGCGATCGACGCCGGCGCCTGGCAGCAATGCCGCTCCGCCTATGCCGAAATGACCGTCCCGCAGAATTGGGCGCGCGCATGA